The following coding sequences lie in one Hippopotamus amphibius kiboko isolate mHipAmp2 chromosome 17, mHipAmp2.hap2, whole genome shotgun sequence genomic window:
- the LOC130840632 gene encoding olfactory receptor 1D2-like translates to MDGGNQSGVSEFLLLGISENPEQQRALFWMFLSMYLVTVVGNGLILLAIGSDSRLHTPMYFFLASLSFTDLFFVTNTIPKMLVNLQSQNKAISYAGCLTQLYFLVSLVALDNLILATMAYDRYVAICRPLHYTTAMSPRFCISLFALCWALSVLYGLIHTLLMTRVTFCGSQKIHYIFCEMYVLLRLACSNTQINHTVLTATGSFMFLTPFGFMIMSYVWIVRAILRIPSASSKYKAFSTCASHLAVVSLFYGTLCMVYLQPLHTYSMKDSVATVMYAVVTPMMNPFIYSLRNKDIHGALGRLLLGRAFQRLT, encoded by the coding sequence ATGGATGGAGGCAACCAGAGTGGAGTTTCCGAGTTCCTACTCCTGGGGATCTCGGAGAATCCTGAGCAGCAGCGGGCCCTGTTTTGGATGTTCCTGTCTATGTATCTGGTCACAGTGGTGGGGAATGGGCTCATCCTCCTGGCCATCGGCTCTGACTCCCGCCTGCAcactcccatgtacttcttcctggcCAGCCTCTCCTTCACTGACCTCTTCTTTGTCACCAACACAATCCCCAAGATGCTAGTGAATCTTCAGTCCCAGAACAAAGCCATCTCATATGCAGGGTGTCTGACACAGCTCTACTTCTTGGTCTCCTTGGTTGCTCTGGACAACCTCATCCTGGCCACGATGGcgtatgaccgctatgtggccatctgccgCCCCCTCCACTACACCACGGCCATGAGCCCTAGGTTCTGTATTTCACTCTTCGCCTTGTGTTGGGCACTCTCTGTCCTCTATGGCCTCATCCACACCCTCCTCATGACCAGGGTGACCTTCTGTGGGTCCCAGAAGATCCACTACATCTTCTGTGAGATGTATGTCCTGCTGAGGCTCGCATGTTCCAACACCCAGATCAATCACACAGTGCTGACTGCCACAGGATCCTTTATGTTCCTCACCCCCTTTGGGTTCATGATCATGTCCTATGTCTGGATTGTCAGAGCCATCCTCCGAATACCCTCAGCCTCTAGCAAGTacaaagccttctccacctgtgcctcCCATTTGGCTGTGGTCTCCCTCTTCTATGGGACACTCTGTATGGTATACCTGCAGCCCCTCCACACCTACTCCATGAAGGACTCAGTAGCCACAGTGATGTATGCTGTGGTGACCCCCATGATGAACCCTTTCATCTACAGCTTGAGGAACAAGGACATACATGGGGCTCTGGGAAGACTCCTCTTAGGGAGAGCCTTCCAGAGGTTAACATGA